Proteins from a genomic interval of Paenibacillus sp. FSL R5-0623:
- a CDS encoding DUF2164 domain-containing protein: protein MTKEQQDEAIRTIQSYFEEERGEELGDLAAWGVLDLFMTQLAPYIYNQALRDARTTVNQRMASMEEDLFALEQKLPKTTR, encoded by the coding sequence CTGACCAAAGAACAGCAGGATGAAGCCATTCGCACCATCCAGTCGTATTTCGAAGAGGAACGTGGCGAAGAACTGGGTGATCTGGCCGCTTGGGGTGTCCTCGACCTGTTCATGACACAGCTCGCTCCCTACATATATAATCAGGCACTCCGTGACGCACGCACAACAGTTAATCAACGCATGGCCTCGATGGAAGAAGACCTGTTTGCATTGGAGCAAAAGTTACCCAAGACTACCCGCTAA
- a CDS encoding iron-hydroxamate ABC transporter substrate-binding protein, which produces MFAAKKRFSGLLLMLAIIMILAACSSGTGSTATEQTSAAGTETTTASSEMNTDTSSGSDNSNATRIYKSLSGDVEIPAEPKRIVTDMYVSDLLALGVKPVGAVQYYLENPFYADQVEGIESIGDRAAVSMEKVIALNPDLIITYSDQAEEIESYQKIAPTVVIPYGTFTNVHDEIRGFGELMNKSEAAEAWLKTYDERIEAARAKVKTVIKPEETFSILEVSDKSYYGYGDNFGRGGQAVYSALQLAPLEITKKELMGDTQWKEISREVVGDYAGDHIFLTVGENNKNYQGDSIWQSLPAVKNNQVYELLEDRYWYFDPIAIQGQAEEFADMIVERAEQNRK; this is translated from the coding sequence ATGTTTGCTGCAAAAAAACGCTTTTCCGGCTTGCTTCTTATGCTCGCCATTATTATGATTCTGGCTGCATGTAGCAGCGGAACAGGCTCGACTGCCACTGAACAGACATCGGCAGCGGGAACCGAAACAACAACAGCCTCTTCCGAGATGAACACAGACACGTCGTCCGGTTCAGACAATTCAAACGCTACACGGATCTACAAGTCATTAAGCGGGGATGTTGAGATTCCGGCTGAACCGAAACGAATCGTTACCGATATGTACGTAAGTGATCTGCTCGCACTGGGTGTGAAACCCGTTGGGGCTGTTCAATATTATTTGGAAAACCCGTTCTATGCCGATCAGGTGGAGGGCATAGAGAGTATTGGTGATCGGGCGGCGGTATCCATGGAGAAGGTTATTGCCTTGAACCCGGATCTGATCATTACCTACTCTGATCAAGCCGAAGAGATTGAAAGTTATCAAAAAATCGCACCTACCGTGGTCATTCCGTATGGTACATTCACCAATGTACATGACGAAATTCGGGGATTCGGAGAGCTGATGAACAAATCCGAAGCAGCCGAAGCTTGGCTGAAAACGTACGATGAACGGATTGAAGCTGCTCGTGCTAAGGTGAAAACCGTCATCAAACCGGAGGAAACCTTCTCCATCCTTGAAGTATCCGACAAGAGTTATTATGGATATGGAGACAATTTTGGTCGAGGAGGACAAGCGGTCTACAGTGCTTTGCAACTTGCCCCACTCGAAATCACCAAAAAAGAACTGATGGGTGATACCCAATGGAAAGAGATTTCACGTGAAGTTGTTGGTGATTATGCAGGGGATCATATCTTCTTAACCGTTGGAGAGAACAATAAAAATTACCAAGGTGACTCCATCTGGCAATCCCTTCCGGCTGTGAAAAACAATCAGGTGTATGAGTTGCTGGAAGACCGTTACTGGTACTTCGACCCGATTGCAATTCAAGGACAGGCTGAGGAATTTGCCGATATGATCGTAGAACGTGCAGAGCAAAACCGTAAATAA
- a CDS encoding methyltransferase domain-containing protein: protein MMNIKEAASRLGISARAIRFYEEKGLILPAKQSSNGYRTYTENDIWRLQTIAALREIGMSLQDITQALGEIDQGNQQRLEEYLELQQAVIYAQWIELKRMMDTTQRMIDLNRQDSPLDVSHLHDLADSARRLREARQNWHDRWNYDTQAAIHDQRVQAEGRVSTEHPNSEDRHHSAQASPISDENEVAHPHQDADHSTQSDSNDTVQSSFYLYHNYDEALEQTAHWISPALGEKGLDIGTGTGNLAGKLLQRGADMTAIDQSREMLRRCRTKYPEMYVKLGNFLALPFTDHSFDFVVSSFAFHHLSADQQLLALQEMQRVLTSRGRIGLTDLMFVDAAHRESYIRQAETTGHEEQLRALRERHFPLLGELCGWLEQQGYVTKHVRHNELLHTLLAFPLR from the coding sequence ATGATGAACATCAAAGAGGCAGCAAGCAGGCTTGGTATATCGGCGAGAGCCATTCGTTTTTATGAGGAAAAAGGATTAATTCTCCCCGCCAAACAGTCCAGTAACGGGTATCGTACCTATACGGAGAATGATATCTGGCGGCTTCAGACCATTGCTGCGCTGCGTGAGATTGGCATGTCGCTACAGGATATTACACAAGCACTCGGAGAGATTGATCAAGGAAACCAGCAGCGGCTGGAAGAATATCTGGAACTGCAACAGGCCGTCATATATGCCCAGTGGATCGAGTTGAAACGTATGATGGATACAACCCAGCGCATGATTGACCTGAATCGTCAGGATAGTCCGTTGGATGTCAGCCATCTACACGATCTCGCGGACAGTGCCCGTCGCCTGCGCGAAGCCCGGCAGAACTGGCATGATCGGTGGAATTATGACACGCAGGCAGCCATCCACGATCAGCGAGTGCAGGCGGAAGGCAGAGTCAGTACTGAACACCCCAATTCAGAGGACAGGCATCATTCGGCCCAAGCCTCACCTATAAGCGATGAGAATGAAGTTGCACATCCACACCAGGATGCAGATCATTCCACGCAGAGCGACTCCAATGATACGGTACAGTCTTCCTTTTATCTGTATCACAACTATGACGAAGCGCTTGAACAGACAGCTCATTGGATCTCTCCCGCCCTTGGTGAGAAAGGACTCGATATTGGTACAGGCACAGGTAATCTGGCTGGGAAACTGCTACAGCGCGGCGCAGACATGACTGCAATCGACCAATCCCGGGAGATGCTACGCAGATGTCGTACCAAATATCCTGAGATGTATGTGAAACTTGGTAATTTTCTGGCGCTGCCTTTTACCGATCATTCCTTCGACTTTGTTGTATCCAGCTTTGCTTTCCATCATCTGAGTGCAGACCAGCAACTATTGGCTTTACAGGAGATGCAGCGGGTATTAACCTCGCGTGGACGTATCGGTCTAACCGATCTGATGTTTGTGGATGCTGCTCACCGTGAATCCTACATTCGGCAGGCCGAAACCACAGGACATGAGGAACAGCTGCGTGCCTTGCGCGAGCGTCACTTCCCTCTGCTGGGTGAGCTATGCGGCTGGTTAGAGCAGCAGGGCTACGTAACCAAGCATGTGCGGCATAATGAGCTGTTACATACGTTACTGGCGTTTCCACTGCGGTAA
- a CDS encoding LacI family DNA-binding transcriptional regulator → MATIKDVAKLAGVALSTASYALSGDSKVSAKTKAKVLEAARELNYRKNGFAMDLKRSRTNTIALILTDLSGPYYSELIRSVQDVALANGYDLIACSSMGGRDSTAVRFLREKRVDGAIILAHNIHDDILVESAGPRFPIIVMDRQLSSDHLVNVLVDGEQGGYLATRHLIQAGHQKIAYISGPSNSYDNALRYQGYLRAMREAGFEEKSKWRLNGNFVREGGYSATKMMIMQGDLPSAVFYGNDEMAIGGLKALEERGVSVPDDISVIGFDDIQLSEYVHPPLTTIRQPKHEAGSLAGHLLFQMLNGEAVDPSYTLTINLIERSSVRSV, encoded by the coding sequence ATGGCAACGATTAAGGATGTGGCAAAGCTGGCAGGTGTAGCACTCTCGACTGCTTCCTATGCGCTGAGCGGGGATAGCAAGGTTAGTGCCAAGACCAAGGCTAAAGTGCTTGAGGCAGCACGAGAACTGAATTACCGCAAGAACGGCTTTGCCATGGACCTGAAACGGAGCCGGACAAACACGATCGCTTTGATCCTGACCGATCTGTCGGGCCCGTATTACTCGGAGTTGATCCGTAGTGTACAGGATGTAGCACTTGCGAACGGGTATGACCTGATTGCGTGCAGCTCCATGGGTGGACGGGACTCAACGGCAGTGCGATTTTTGCGTGAAAAAAGAGTAGATGGAGCCATCATCCTGGCGCATAACATTCATGATGATATTCTGGTGGAGTCTGCCGGTCCTCGTTTTCCGATCATTGTGATGGATCGTCAGCTGTCGAGTGACCATCTGGTCAACGTGCTGGTGGATGGAGAGCAGGGCGGTTACCTTGCTACCCGCCACCTGATTCAGGCAGGACATCAGAAGATTGCATATATCAGCGGTCCATCCAACTCGTATGACAACGCGCTCCGTTACCAAGGGTATCTGCGAGCGATGCGGGAAGCGGGATTTGAAGAAAAGTCTAAATGGCGCCTGAACGGTAATTTTGTACGTGAGGGCGGATACAGCGCAACCAAGATGATGATCATGCAAGGCGATCTTCCCTCAGCGGTATTTTACGGTAACGATGAGATGGCGATTGGTGGCCTGAAGGCATTGGAAGAGCGTGGTGTATCGGTGCCGGATGATATTTCCGTGATCGGTTTTGACGATATTCAGTTGTCCGAATATGTGCATCCACCGCTGACAACGATACGCCAGCCGAAGCATGAAGCCGGGTCGCTCGCTGGACATCTGTTATTCCAGATGCTCAATGGCGAAGCGGTTGATCCTTCATATACGTTAACGATTAACTTGATCGAGCGCAGCTCTGTACGTTCGGTTTAG
- a CDS encoding AraC family transcriptional regulator yields the protein MNISKPIYHKKSLSRPISLQKIQSVPVALFKLCHLVQLHDREAFSRIDEMWNTLHVLYVITAGQARLISTEGKLTLNAGCAVVRQAGGLLQHENKRGSLSPVQGIAIAFDSIENEQLFWPFGLPAPIASRTLTDRAVELIQASSKGHDSSPFRPHMLFYELLDILRDHAAHSAHEDHSWLDNVLRHIHQMYTHPLTREQLARDANVSPEHFSREFKKHTGLTFVEYVTRLRIRMAQEHLLFANPTLQEIAQLTGYRDTFYLSRKFKQMVGSAPTHYRKMPKKIVSLTYNYTASLLALGHTPHMGAVASWMEEKMGEHGHDGHEPFEQHSESELVRHTDLIANAQPDVIIGYAPHPASDELRLIAPTILMPFEEIDWQEQLLLLGRITGLESNAQTLLDQYHQLEQEANHTLDQQMAGTRGSAVCMFMIGEDGAYIYGHGWGRASHVLYQSLGFTPPSRMEQDGQLLTGYVHVQLSEIHLYAADHMFVAFPEELAEREMLDNLLNQESWGTLSAVREGRVYEIDADMFYGFDPLSVMEQLQHIMRQFTS from the coding sequence ATGAATATTTCCAAGCCTATTTACCATAAAAAATCGCTGTCCCGCCCCATTTCCTTGCAGAAGATTCAGTCCGTACCTGTTGCCCTCTTCAAACTGTGCCATCTGGTGCAGCTTCACGACCGCGAGGCATTCTCCCGCATAGATGAGATGTGGAACACACTTCACGTACTATACGTCATTACTGCTGGCCAGGCCAGGCTGATCAGTACAGAGGGTAAACTGACATTAAATGCAGGCTGTGCAGTCGTCCGACAAGCTGGAGGCCTGCTTCAGCACGAGAACAAGCGCGGCTCCCTGTCGCCAGTACAGGGCATTGCTATTGCTTTTGATTCCATTGAAAATGAACAGCTGTTCTGGCCGTTCGGGTTACCAGCTCCCATTGCGAGTCGTACGCTCACCGATCGGGCAGTAGAGCTGATTCAAGCAAGTTCAAAGGGCCATGATTCCAGTCCATTCAGGCCACATATGCTTTTCTATGAGTTACTGGATATTTTGCGGGATCATGCGGCTCATTCTGCTCATGAAGATCACTCCTGGCTCGATAACGTGCTCAGACATATCCATCAGATGTATACCCATCCGCTGACCCGCGAACAATTGGCACGGGATGCAAATGTGAGTCCTGAGCATTTTTCACGGGAGTTCAAGAAACATACAGGTCTTACGTTTGTTGAATATGTAACTCGTCTCAGAATCAGAATGGCTCAAGAACATCTGTTGTTCGCGAACCCTACGCTACAGGAGATTGCACAACTGACAGGCTACAGGGACACCTTCTATCTAAGCCGCAAATTCAAACAGATGGTTGGATCAGCACCAACACACTACCGGAAAATGCCCAAGAAAATTGTATCTTTGACTTATAATTATACGGCCTCACTTCTGGCACTGGGCCACACTCCCCACATGGGCGCCGTTGCCAGCTGGATGGAAGAAAAAATGGGGGAACATGGTCATGATGGTCATGAACCATTTGAGCAACATTCCGAATCTGAGCTGGTTAGACATACGGATCTGATTGCAAACGCTCAGCCCGATGTCATTATCGGATATGCACCGCATCCCGCTTCCGATGAACTACGTCTGATTGCACCGACCATTCTGATGCCCTTTGAGGAAATTGATTGGCAGGAGCAGCTTCTTCTTTTGGGCCGAATTACCGGGCTTGAGTCCAATGCCCAAACGTTGTTAGATCAATATCATCAACTTGAGCAAGAAGCCAATCATACGTTGGACCAACAGATGGCAGGAACACGAGGGTCCGCCGTTTGCATGTTTATGATTGGAGAAGACGGGGCTTATATCTACGGTCATGGCTGGGGCAGAGCTTCTCATGTGCTGTATCAATCGCTGGGCTTCACTCCACCCTCACGTATGGAGCAGGATGGGCAGTTACTCACGGGGTACGTCCATGTTCAGTTGTCGGAGATTCACTTGTATGCAGCAGATCACATGTTTGTCGCCTTCCCTGAGGAACTTGCCGAACGAGAAATGCTGGATAACCTGCTGAATCAGGAATCCTGGGGCACCCTCTCTGCCGTTCGTGAAGGACGTGTATACGAGATTGATGCCGACATGTTCTATGGATTCGATCCCTTGTCCGTTATGGAGCAGTTGCAGCATATCATGCGTCAATTCACATCATAA
- a CDS encoding GNAT family N-acetyltransferase: MLTSHTFTIRPSEIKDAAQLMELDALVWDKYTSPAPMQWRSRQQYLQHCPPGSQLIAVQGERVCGYVGFQPATGMPVNRHVYEIHIAVHPHDRRCGIATALMDAIKQHAAQHGVRKLRLRVLSSNPGAITFYTQCGFVTEGRLVSEFYIGGKYVDDILMGYFIQTK, translated from the coding sequence ATGCTTACCAGCCATACATTTACGATTCGTCCATCCGAGATTAAAGATGCAGCCCAGCTAATGGAGTTGGATGCCCTGGTATGGGACAAATACACCTCTCCTGCACCGATGCAATGGCGTTCCAGACAACAATATCTGCAGCATTGCCCGCCAGGCAGTCAATTGATTGCGGTGCAGGGAGAGCGGGTATGTGGTTATGTGGGCTTTCAGCCAGCCACAGGTATGCCCGTCAACCGTCATGTCTACGAGATTCATATTGCAGTTCATCCTCATGATCGGCGTTGTGGCATAGCTACAGCTTTGATGGATGCCATTAAGCAGCATGCGGCCCAACATGGCGTTCGCAAGCTCAGGCTGCGTGTACTATCCAGCAATCCGGGAGCCATCACGTTTTATACACAGTGTGGATTTGTGACGGAAGGCAGGCTGGTGTCCGAGTTTTATATCGGAGGCAAGTATGTGGACGATATTCTTATGGGTTATTTTATCCAGACCAAATAG
- a CDS encoding SDR family oxidoreductase, producing MDMGLQGKKALVLASSRGLGKAVAAQLAAEGADVMLASRSEEKLAAVKQELLALGGGGRVEYCATDVTRKEDIEALIHKTAELFGQIDILVNNSGGPPSGSFESLTDEDWERAFELNVLSYVRLIRGALPYMKESGGHIVNIASTSVKQPIPGLVLSNTFRTGVFGLAKTLSQELAPYGILINTVAPGRIATDRIRELDAARAEQNGISEEEVSDQFLKEIPLGRYGQPEEFAKAVVFLLSGANTYITGTSLIVDGGMVRAL from the coding sequence ATGGACATGGGACTTCAAGGTAAAAAAGCATTGGTGCTGGCTTCCAGTCGAGGGCTGGGCAAAGCGGTAGCCGCTCAATTGGCAGCAGAAGGTGCTGACGTCATGCTTGCCAGCCGAAGCGAAGAAAAGCTCGCAGCCGTGAAGCAGGAGCTTCTGGCGCTTGGTGGTGGCGGACGTGTGGAATATTGTGCAACCGATGTGACACGTAAGGAAGACATTGAGGCGTTGATTCACAAGACAGCGGAGCTGTTTGGGCAGATTGATATTCTGGTGAACAATTCGGGTGGCCCACCATCGGGTTCATTTGAGTCACTAACGGATGAAGATTGGGAGCGTGCATTTGAATTAAATGTACTCAGTTATGTAAGGCTGATTCGCGGTGCTCTTCCTTATATGAAAGAAAGCGGAGGCCACATTGTGAATATCGCTTCAACTTCGGTGAAGCAGCCCATTCCGGGTCTGGTGCTGTCCAACACGTTCCGTACCGGCGTGTTTGGATTGGCGAAGACGTTATCCCAGGAGCTGGCTCCATACGGAATTTTGATCAACACGGTTGCACCAGGACGTATTGCAACAGATCGTATTCGTGAATTGGATGCAGCGCGGGCTGAGCAGAACGGAATCAGTGAGGAAGAGGTATCTGACCAATTCCTTAAAGAGATTCCACTAGGACGTTATGGTCAACCAGAGGAGTTTGCCAAAGCGGTGGTGTTCCTGTTATCCGGGGCCAATACGTACATTACCGGAACCTCATTGATCGTGGATGGTGGCATGGTCCGAGCACTATAA
- a CDS encoding GNAT family protein — protein MFTYSLDEYTELRPLAMEHTKPLFELTDRSRDQLRHWLPWVDHVTEVEHTSHFITNALKQGAENGGFTAGVWSKGDLAGVIGFHEINWTNRSVSIGYWLGKGFEGQGLMTSACRVLVDYALVTLDLNRVEIRSATNNKRSRAIPERLGFVLEGVIRQAEKLPKGYVNHAVYGMLQHEWELLR, from the coding sequence ATGTTTACCTATTCATTGGATGAATATACCGAACTCCGGCCACTGGCCATGGAACATACCAAACCGCTGTTCGAACTGACAGATCGCTCGCGGGATCAACTGAGACATTGGTTGCCGTGGGTGGATCATGTGACAGAAGTAGAACACACCTCGCACTTTATTACCAACGCGTTAAAACAAGGTGCCGAGAATGGCGGATTCACCGCCGGAGTATGGTCAAAAGGGGATCTAGCCGGCGTCATCGGATTTCACGAGATTAACTGGACCAACCGCTCGGTGAGCATCGGATACTGGCTTGGCAAAGGTTTTGAAGGTCAAGGCTTGATGACAAGCGCTTGTCGCGTTCTGGTTGATTATGCACTGGTTACCTTGGATCTGAATCGCGTCGAGATTCGCTCGGCAACCAACAACAAACGAAGTCGCGCTATCCCAGAAAGACTCGGATTTGTTCTCGAAGGTGTCATTCGTCAGGCAGAGAAGCTGCCTAAAGGTTACGTGAACCATGCAGTATACGGCATGCTTCAGCATGAATGGGAACTTTTGCGCTAA
- a CDS encoding cellobiose phosphorylase gives MTTMINEPIRLSAGELSFTFLNSGDLYQATSGTTMLNQLLSNQIDGSLNNLYLRVHEGEKISSFPLLGVRSNSKVITSKAQSSNQLIWEGTVQLEGSEKGIGYQVVFTATPQGVWFWDVKLTGQQHNVDVVYGQDVGLADPGAVRSNEAYLSQYIDHTVFEDEAKGYVVCSRQNQPQGGAFPYMQQGSLTKAVGYSTDGFQFFGLSYKETNQPESLNRPTLANETYQYEFAYTALQSELLNLNGEAQVVFYGLAKPNHAEGISALEFGDEVTAAWNEVQALTVEKGNMLEQVKLSSFLGEPLVTLDLTQDEIHDLFPDRHQEEHSGEELLSFFTGSYEHIVLKAKELLVERPHGHILMSGGNVQLGAQVITTTSYMYGIFNSQLVIGNTNFNKMISNARNALNVPKTAGQRIYVEMDGQYRLLTMPSLFEIGFNYVRWIYKTASDTIIVTNYTGAHTTEVSMNVRSTSGTAYRYLVTNQITMNVNEYEYPLHMTQDGDTLIFKADPQAISAGTYPDLQYRMSVDGAAVNVGDETLLASGIRSGSASLVTLSLEASAEWTLKVQGVLEGQADSGVVAGSSLTFEEEVQAYREFFAGVMNGFRLSRGEGQSAEDLFKVNALAWWYTHNMLVHYSVPHGLEQYGGAAWGTRDVCQGPVEYFMATQKYEQVRDIIKMVYTHQYEDDGNWPQWFMFDKYFAIQQEESHGDIIVWPLKVLADYLTATRDYAILDEKVPYTVKHSFGFTEETATVLDHAKKEIEYIRSHFLHETFLSSYGDGDWDDTLQPANAQLKQYMVSSWTVALTYQSVNVLSQALKFKDADFAQELDVLAQGIREDFNRYMLGTDVIPGFVYMEEADQAKLMLHPTDTETGIQYRLLPMTRSMIGELLNAEQAESHYALIREQFLCPDGVRLMNRPAQYAGGVSTHFKRAEQASNFGREIGLQYVHAHIRYVEAMAKLGKTDQVWNGLAMINPVGISEVVPNAEIRQANSYFSSSDGKFNTRYEAQEHFDQLRKGTVQVKGGWRIYSSGPGIYMNQLISNALGIREEGGDLVIDPVLPAELNGMQFEFEYAGEPVTFIYHLNEGAVSRVAVNGKDIRTERTANRYRQGGVSISLDEFRQARNATERTVVDIYM, from the coding sequence ATGACAACGATGATTAATGAACCGATCCGGTTAAGTGCCGGAGAGTTATCTTTTACCTTTTTGAACAGTGGCGACCTATACCAGGCTACATCCGGCACAACGATGTTGAATCAGTTGCTTAGCAACCAGATTGATGGATCTTTGAACAACCTGTACCTACGTGTGCATGAGGGAGAGAAAATTAGCTCGTTCCCGCTGCTTGGTGTACGTTCGAATAGCAAGGTAATTACAAGCAAGGCACAATCCAGCAACCAGTTGATCTGGGAGGGCACAGTCCAGCTGGAAGGTAGCGAAAAAGGCATTGGCTACCAGGTTGTATTTACGGCTACACCGCAAGGTGTCTGGTTCTGGGATGTGAAGCTCACAGGACAACAACATAATGTAGACGTGGTATACGGACAGGATGTAGGGCTTGCTGATCCGGGTGCGGTACGCAGCAATGAGGCTTATCTGTCACAATACATTGACCACACAGTGTTTGAAGATGAAGCGAAAGGTTATGTGGTGTGCTCCCGTCAAAACCAGCCTCAGGGCGGTGCATTTCCTTATATGCAACAAGGTTCCCTGACGAAAGCAGTCGGTTACTCCACAGATGGATTCCAATTCTTCGGTCTGTCGTACAAGGAAACGAATCAACCAGAGAGCTTGAATCGCCCAACGCTGGCAAATGAGACATATCAGTATGAATTTGCCTATACGGCATTGCAATCTGAACTGCTGAATCTGAACGGAGAAGCACAGGTAGTGTTTTATGGACTAGCGAAGCCTAATCATGCCGAAGGAATCTCTGCACTGGAATTCGGGGATGAAGTTACTGCAGCATGGAATGAAGTACAGGCTCTGACTGTGGAGAAAGGTAACATGTTGGAACAGGTGAAACTGTCCTCCTTCCTGGGTGAACCACTGGTAACACTCGATCTGACGCAAGATGAGATTCATGATCTGTTCCCTGATCGTCATCAGGAAGAGCACAGCGGTGAGGAACTGTTATCCTTCTTCACAGGCAGCTATGAACATATCGTTCTGAAAGCAAAAGAATTGCTCGTAGAGCGTCCGCACGGTCACATTCTGATGAGTGGTGGCAATGTGCAACTTGGAGCACAGGTTATTACGACAACGTCGTATATGTACGGTATTTTCAACTCACAGCTCGTTATTGGTAACACCAATTTTAATAAAATGATCAGTAATGCTCGCAATGCATTAAATGTGCCGAAAACGGCGGGACAACGCATCTATGTGGAAATGGACGGACAATATCGTCTGCTGACGATGCCTTCCCTGTTCGAAATTGGCTTCAACTATGTACGTTGGATCTACAAAACGGCATCCGATACGATCATCGTAACGAACTATACAGGGGCACACACCACCGAAGTGAGCATGAACGTACGCTCCACAAGTGGCACAGCATACCGTTACCTGGTAACAAACCAGATTACGATGAATGTGAATGAATACGAGTATCCGCTGCATATGACGCAAGATGGCGATACATTGATCTTCAAGGCTGATCCACAAGCGATTAGTGCAGGAACGTATCCAGATCTGCAATACCGCATGTCGGTGGACGGCGCAGCTGTGAATGTAGGAGACGAAACGTTGCTGGCAAGTGGTATCCGCAGTGGTTCCGCATCTCTGGTAACGCTTAGTCTGGAAGCGAGTGCTGAATGGACGCTGAAGGTACAAGGGGTATTGGAAGGTCAAGCGGACAGCGGAGTGGTAGCAGGTTCAAGCCTGACGTTTGAAGAGGAAGTGCAGGCATACCGCGAGTTCTTCGCAGGTGTGATGAACGGGTTCCGTTTGTCCCGTGGAGAAGGTCAGAGTGCAGAGGATCTGTTCAAAGTAAATGCGCTGGCTTGGTGGTACACCCACAATATGCTGGTTCACTATTCTGTGCCTCACGGTTTGGAGCAGTACGGTGGCGCGGCTTGGGGTACACGAGATGTGTGCCAAGGTCCGGTGGAGTACTTTATGGCAACGCAAAAATATGAGCAAGTTCGCGATATCATCAAAATGGTTTATACCCACCAATATGAAGATGATGGCAACTGGCCGCAATGGTTCATGTTTGATAAATACTTTGCGATTCAACAGGAAGAGAGCCATGGCGATATCATCGTATGGCCGTTGAAAGTATTGGCGGACTACCTGACAGCGACTCGCGACTATGCAATCCTGGATGAGAAAGTACCTTATACCGTCAAGCATAGCTTCGGGTTCACGGAAGAGACGGCAACTGTACTGGATCACGCGAAAAAAGAGATCGAATATATCCGTTCGCACTTCCTGCACGAAACGTTCCTGTCTTCCTACGGCGATGGTGACTGGGATGATACGCTCCAACCAGCCAATGCACAGTTGAAGCAATACATGGTGAGCAGTTGGACTGTGGCATTGACGTATCAGTCCGTGAACGTGCTCTCGCAAGCGCTGAAATTCAAAGATGCGGACTTTGCACAGGAGCTTGACGTGCTAGCTCAAGGCATTCGTGAGGACTTTAACCGTTACATGCTGGGCACAGATGTGATTCCAGGCTTTGTATACATGGAAGAAGCCGACCAAGCGAAGCTGATGCTTCATCCAACAGACACAGAGACAGGCATTCAATATCGTCTGTTGCCAATGACGCGCAGCATGATCGGTGAATTGCTGAACGCGGAGCAAGCAGAATCGCATTACGCATTGATCCGTGAGCAGTTCCTGTGCCCGGATGGCGTGCGTCTGATGAATCGTCCAGCTCAATATGCTGGTGGTGTAAGCACACACTTTAAACGTGCAGAGCAAGCGTCCAACTTCGGACGTGAGATTGGTTTGCAATATGTGCACGCCCATATCCGTTACGTGGAAGCGATGGCGAAGCTCGGCAAGACAGATCAGGTGTGGAATGGTCTCGCGATGATCAACCCGGTTGGTATCAGCGAGGTTGTACCTAACGCGGAGATTCGCCAAGCGAACTCATACTTCAGCAGTTCGGACGGCAAGTTTAATACGCGTTACGAGGCGCAGGAGCATTTTGACCAGCTTCGTAAAGGGACTGTACAAGTGAAAGGCGGATGGAGAATCTACTCCAGCGGCCCTGGAATCTACATGAACCAGCTGATCTCCAACGCACTGGGCATTCGTGAAGAGGGCGGGGATCTGGTCATTGACCCGGTATTGCCAGCTGAGCTGAACGGCATGCAATTCGAATTCGAGTATGCAGGTGAGCCAGTGACGTTTATCTATCACTTGAATGAAGGTGCTGTGAGCCGTGTAGCGGTGAACGGCAAGGACATTCGTACCGAGCGTACAGCGAACCGTTACCGTCAGGGCGGTGTAAGCATCTCGCTTGATGAGTTCAGACAAGCACGCAATGCAACTGAGCGTACGGTTGTTGATATCTATATGTAA